The following proteins are encoded in a genomic region of Myxococcus virescens:
- a CDS encoding tetratricopeptide repeat protein, producing MRIVCQKCAAAYAIDDKLITAKGVRAQCPRCRNLQLVRRDPSAVPAAGAPAPASQPAAPVTLTPVSGAAPAANPADDLFGDFGAPPPAAPAPGAAPAPKPARGEGRSGSDLFGDFGAMPPHAPASAPPVDPFASVGTPASGGSGAGAEDPLLDFLGPPPSAPQGLESQPSRPAKPAAAKPATSGCRVCQKPLTDSFDQALGICDDCRQPGSAQAPAAASRPAAPAGNSDFLPPMADLGGGSASAAQASEPAPGAESRSGARVPISTDIIPDMGPEPRSGLRGSSPQLGAEPRSGSRSAPVLVTDGRSRGGKGGLVAGLVGLVVVGGGVGGYFLYQQQQQASRLQAGPPPVAAIPEAVQAVLPRWKLKYLEIPGTSAERLAQGQQQLARDERFAYAEAEESFQQALVLDPTSDAAIAGYVQALALGRGARMDDATFQEARALLSAAESRSGRTAPLLLAHANLLLARSGQPEQARPLAEELLARAELPDAQKAEAHLVLGRTWLSSSRELARSHFDSAQKLSPDIKRLHYYRALAHVSGGEYSAALDTLRKRLETSPKDWESLALTARIYQEVGEPAEARKLYEARVKAEPGELRALLPLAMLRYQAEGNAAGAVRDLRALMKSRARYDGPEVAEVLVHLAAAERTAGSQDAAVKSAEEALQLVKGLPEAHLQLFLVALGRRDAEMARTHLPGFRGQLEDGALEKVLEGRLLLLEKKPLEALEAFQAAVKLDARRLDAQLLAGVAAASAKRRDDAFRALHQALQSDPLRLEPRPATSAYWLRPRETVEGVEGAILALSEGPEDPSPLLYEGLLRFHQHQFDAAERHLRSVLEVDANNAGALAYRSLIALQRGAIADARRLGERSAAAGRQMPVSHLAHGLALAEARQVEPAKRALRDALALAPTLLSAQARLAQLESARGKDVARDTLVKVVGLDPAYLPAKRMLYLLER from the coding sequence TCCCTCGGCCGTGCCCGCTGCTGGCGCGCCGGCTCCGGCATCACAGCCCGCGGCGCCCGTCACGCTGACGCCCGTCTCCGGCGCCGCGCCCGCGGCGAATCCCGCGGACGACCTCTTCGGCGACTTCGGTGCGCCGCCGCCCGCCGCGCCCGCGCCTGGCGCTGCTCCGGCTCCCAAGCCCGCCCGGGGAGAGGGCCGCTCGGGCTCGGACCTGTTCGGCGACTTCGGGGCGATGCCCCCGCATGCTCCCGCGTCCGCGCCGCCCGTGGACCCCTTCGCGAGCGTGGGGACGCCGGCTTCGGGAGGCAGTGGGGCCGGTGCGGAGGACCCGCTGCTCGACTTCCTGGGACCGCCGCCCTCCGCGCCGCAGGGGCTGGAGTCCCAGCCTTCGCGCCCGGCGAAGCCCGCCGCTGCGAAGCCCGCGACCTCCGGCTGCCGCGTCTGCCAGAAGCCGCTGACGGATTCCTTCGACCAGGCGCTCGGCATCTGTGATGACTGCCGCCAGCCTGGTTCCGCCCAGGCGCCGGCCGCCGCGAGCCGTCCGGCCGCTCCGGCGGGGAACTCGGACTTCCTGCCTCCCATGGCGGACCTGGGCGGGGGCTCGGCATCGGCGGCGCAAGCCTCGGAGCCAGCGCCCGGTGCCGAGTCCCGCAGTGGCGCGCGCGTGCCCATCAGCACCGACATCATTCCGGACATGGGGCCGGAGCCTCGCAGTGGCCTCCGCGGCTCCTCGCCGCAGCTGGGAGCGGAGCCTCGCAGCGGCTCGCGCTCCGCGCCGGTGCTCGTCACGGATGGGCGCTCCCGTGGAGGCAAGGGCGGACTGGTGGCGGGCCTCGTGGGGCTCGTCGTCGTGGGCGGAGGCGTGGGCGGTTATTTCCTGTACCAACAGCAGCAGCAGGCGTCGCGCCTCCAGGCCGGTCCTCCGCCCGTGGCCGCCATCCCGGAAGCGGTGCAGGCGGTGCTGCCTCGCTGGAAGTTGAAGTACCTGGAGATTCCGGGCACCAGCGCGGAACGGCTCGCGCAGGGGCAGCAGCAGCTCGCCCGTGACGAGCGCTTTGCGTACGCGGAGGCGGAGGAGTCCTTCCAGCAGGCGCTGGTGTTGGATCCGACCAGCGACGCCGCCATCGCGGGCTACGTCCAGGCGCTGGCGCTGGGACGCGGCGCGCGCATGGACGACGCGACGTTCCAGGAGGCCCGGGCGCTGCTGTCGGCGGCGGAGTCGCGGTCCGGCCGCACGGCGCCGTTGCTGCTGGCGCACGCGAACCTCTTGCTGGCCCGCTCCGGTCAGCCCGAGCAGGCACGCCCGCTCGCGGAGGAGTTGCTGGCCCGCGCGGAGCTCCCCGACGCGCAGAAGGCCGAAGCGCACCTGGTGCTGGGCCGCACGTGGCTGTCGTCGTCCCGCGAGCTGGCTCGCAGCCACTTCGACTCCGCGCAGAAGCTGTCGCCGGACATCAAGCGGCTGCACTACTACCGCGCGCTCGCGCATGTGTCGGGCGGTGAGTACTCCGCCGCGCTGGACACGCTGCGCAAGCGGCTGGAGACGAGCCCGAAGGACTGGGAGAGCCTGGCGCTCACCGCCCGCATCTACCAGGAGGTGGGTGAGCCCGCGGAGGCGCGCAAGTTGTACGAGGCCCGGGTGAAGGCGGAGCCCGGCGAACTGCGCGCGCTGTTGCCGCTGGCGATGCTGCGCTACCAGGCGGAAGGCAACGCCGCGGGCGCGGTGCGGGACTTGCGCGCGCTGATGAAGAGCCGGGCGCGCTACGACGGGCCCGAGGTGGCCGAGGTGCTGGTGCACCTGGCGGCCGCGGAGCGCACCGCGGGCAGTCAGGACGCGGCGGTGAAGTCGGCGGAAGAGGCCCTGCAGCTCGTGAAGGGACTGCCGGAGGCGCACCTCCAGCTCTTCCTGGTGGCCCTGGGCCGCCGCGATGCGGAGATGGCACGGACCCATCTGCCGGGCTTCCGCGGGCAACTGGAGGACGGCGCGCTGGAGAAGGTGCTCGAAGGCCGGCTGCTGCTCCTGGAGAAGAAGCCGCTGGAGGCGCTGGAGGCATTCCAGGCGGCGGTGAAGCTGGACGCGCGGCGGCTGGACGCGCAGCTGCTGGCGGGCGTCGCCGCGGCGAGCGCGAAGCGACGCGACGATGCCTTCCGCGCGCTGCACCAGGCGCTGCAATCGGATCCGCTCCGGCTGGAGCCGCGGCCCGCGACGTCCGCCTACTGGCTGCGCCCGCGCGAGACGGTGGAGGGCGTGGAGGGGGCCATCCTCGCGCTGTCCGAGGGACCGGAGGATCCGTCCCCACTGTTGTACGAGGGCCTGCTGCGTTTCCACCAGCACCAGTTCGACGCGGCCGAGCGTCACCTGCGCAGTGTGTTGGAGGTGGACGCGAACAACGCGGGGGCCCTGGCCTACCGCTCGCTCATCGCGCTACAGCGAGGTGCTATTGCGGACGCCCGGCGCCTGGGCGAACGCTCCGCGGCGGCGGGGCGGCAGATGCCGGTGTCGCATCTGGCGCACGGCCTGGCGTTGGCGGAGGCCCGGCAGGTGGAGCCGGCCAAGCGCGCGCTGCGGGACGCGCTGGCCCTGGCGCCCACGCTGCTATCGGCGCAGGCGCGACTGGCGCAGTTGGAGTCGGCCCGGGGCAAGGACGTGGCGCGAGACACCCTGGTGAAGGTGGTGGGGTTGGATCCGGCATACCTCCCCGCGAAGCGGATGCTCTACCTGTTGGAACGGTGA
- the purD gene encoding phosphoribosylamine--glycine ligase produces the protein MDVKVLLLGSGGREHALAWKLSQSPLLTQLLCGPGNPGTAKLGTNVALRAEAPEEVAAFAKREAVDLVVVGPEAPLVAGVADALADAGIACFGPVAAGARIEGSKAFAKEIMAEAGVPTAAFQTFTDMAAAEAYAVAQGRIVVKADGLAAGKGVIVAHDVEAARAAVRAVGAMGVAGQTMVLEELLEGEEVSAMALCDGERYAMLPLSQDHKRVGEGDTGPNTGGMGAYSPAPFLSAAQLAEVGERVVAPTLAVLRRRGIPFRGVLYAGLMLTRGGPKVLEFNARFGDPETQVLMMQLGEDLLPLLDACARGALAPRTLVSAPGASVGVVLAARGYPDAPEKGQRIEGLDAVPPDATVFLAGTEARDGGIVTAGGRVLTVCARGEDLAQARERAYAAVAAVRFEGMHFRRDIGARGMKAAP, from the coding sequence GTGGATGTGAAGGTCCTGCTGCTCGGTTCCGGTGGCCGTGAGCACGCGCTCGCGTGGAAGCTGTCGCAGAGCCCCTTGTTGACCCAGCTCTTGTGCGGTCCGGGCAATCCGGGCACGGCGAAGCTGGGCACCAACGTGGCCCTGCGCGCGGAGGCTCCGGAGGAAGTCGCCGCGTTCGCGAAGCGCGAGGCGGTGGACCTGGTGGTGGTGGGGCCAGAGGCGCCGCTGGTCGCGGGGGTCGCTGACGCGCTGGCCGACGCGGGCATCGCCTGCTTCGGGCCCGTGGCGGCGGGCGCGCGCATCGAAGGGTCCAAGGCCTTCGCGAAGGAAATCATGGCCGAGGCCGGTGTGCCCACCGCCGCCTTCCAGACCTTCACCGACATGGCGGCGGCGGAAGCCTACGCGGTGGCGCAGGGCCGCATCGTCGTCAAGGCGGATGGCCTGGCGGCGGGCAAGGGCGTCATCGTCGCCCACGACGTGGAGGCCGCGCGCGCGGCGGTGCGCGCCGTGGGGGCCATGGGCGTGGCGGGCCAGACGATGGTCCTGGAGGAGCTGCTGGAGGGAGAAGAGGTGTCCGCGATGGCGCTGTGTGACGGCGAGCGCTACGCCATGCTTCCCTTGTCCCAGGACCACAAGCGCGTGGGCGAAGGTGACACCGGGCCGAACACCGGTGGCATGGGCGCGTACAGCCCCGCGCCTTTCCTGTCCGCCGCGCAGCTCGCCGAGGTGGGCGAGCGCGTGGTCGCCCCGACGCTGGCCGTGTTGCGCCGGCGCGGAATTCCCTTCCGGGGCGTGCTGTATGCGGGGCTGATGCTCACGCGCGGCGGCCCGAAGGTGCTGGAGTTCAACGCGCGCTTCGGTGACCCGGAGACGCAGGTGTTGATGATGCAACTGGGGGAGGACCTGCTGCCGTTGCTGGACGCGTGTGCCCGAGGCGCGCTCGCGCCGCGGACGCTGGTGTCCGCGCCTGGTGCCTCGGTGGGCGTGGTGCTGGCGGCGCGGGGCTATCCGGACGCGCCGGAGAAGGGCCAGCGGATTGAAGGGCTGGACGCGGTGCCACCCGACGCCACGGTGTTCCTGGCGGGCACGGAGGCGCGCGACGGCGGCATTGTGACGGCCGGAGGCCGGGTGCTGACGGTGTGCGCGCGGGGCGAGGACCTGGCGCAGGCGCGTGAGCGGGCCTACGCGGCGGTGGCGGCCGTGCGCTTCGAGGGCATGCACTTCCGCCGGGACATCGGCGCGCGAGGGATGAAGGCCGCCCCGTGA
- a CDS encoding LptF/LptG family permease: MNRLSRYLLGELLVPLGVWVAFMFLLLFVMQFLRGTDVLLGSSVTLVDMARLLAYLAPHFLMMALPIAFLLAILLGLGRLGEDRELVALQALGIGPVRLLAAPMGIAVALSVLMLVITSTAQPWGLSGLKVLVSEVIRKNAVGDVKSGVFYEDLSNLTLYAEQVSADGKWTNVLLHDDREANSPLLVLAQRGQVGTSTSGEVLRFALEAGEVHRSAGRETEEYSIIRFDQAEISVGVGASMGKRSRFSFSREELTPGELMEAAREAEAQGEDARMYRMALHSRLGNALAPIAFALLGTPLAMGRRQSGRAWGYLLTLGGYVLYYLLSRVFEQMGQKGQMPVGLAGQMANLVFVAVGLVALYRVSRSGTVK, translated from the coding sequence GTGAACCGCCTTTCGCGCTACCTGCTCGGGGAGCTGCTGGTCCCGCTCGGCGTGTGGGTGGCGTTCATGTTCCTGCTGCTCTTCGTCATGCAGTTCCTGCGGGGCACCGACGTGCTGCTGGGCTCGTCGGTGACGCTGGTGGACATGGCGCGGCTGCTGGCGTACCTGGCGCCGCACTTCCTGATGATGGCGCTGCCCATCGCCTTCCTGCTGGCCATCCTCCTGGGGCTGGGGCGGCTGGGCGAGGACCGGGAACTGGTCGCGCTCCAGGCGCTGGGCATCGGGCCGGTGCGCCTGCTGGCCGCGCCAATGGGCATCGCGGTGGCGCTCAGCGTGCTGATGCTGGTCATCACCTCCACGGCGCAGCCCTGGGGCCTGTCGGGCTTGAAGGTGCTGGTGAGCGAGGTCATCCGGAAGAACGCCGTGGGCGACGTGAAGTCCGGCGTCTTCTACGAGGACCTCAGCAACTTGACGCTGTACGCGGAGCAGGTGTCCGCGGACGGGAAGTGGACCAACGTGCTCCTGCATGACGACCGGGAGGCGAATTCGCCGCTGCTGGTGCTGGCGCAGCGGGGGCAGGTGGGCACGTCCACCAGCGGCGAGGTGCTGCGCTTCGCGCTGGAGGCGGGGGAGGTGCACCGCTCCGCGGGCCGCGAGACGGAGGAGTACAGCATCATCCGGTTCGACCAGGCCGAAATCAGCGTGGGTGTGGGTGCTTCCATGGGCAAGCGCAGCCGCTTCTCCTTCTCCCGCGAGGAGCTGACGCCCGGCGAACTGATGGAGGCGGCGCGCGAGGCGGAAGCGCAGGGCGAGGATGCGCGCATGTACCGGATGGCGCTGCACAGCCGGCTCGGGAACGCGCTGGCGCCCATCGCCTTCGCGCTGCTGGGCACGCCGCTGGCCATGGGCCGGCGCCAGTCGGGCCGGGCGTGGGGCTACCTGCTGACGCTGGGGGGCTACGTCCTCTACTACCTGCTGAGCCGCGTCTTCGAGCAGATGGGGCAGAAGGGCCAGATGCCCGTGGGGCTGGCGGGGCAGATGGCCAACCTGGTGTTCGTCGCGGTGGGGCTGGTGGCCCTGTACCGGGTGAGCCGCTCGGGGACGGTCAAGTGA
- a CDS encoding LptF/LptG family permease, producing the protein MRGTLFIYVLRTYLRFALGILGGLVLVFVVVDFVDRAKLYTGPGWVWDAAELYFYKAMMSVQQLGPAALLLAAGTTVSALRKQGEVTAIRALTFGPSALYLPILVASFAACVGLVAFDERVATYSGRRVDEITTQRFNKWGDWRFYYTPKQWFRRGDNIFFLRGGSAQEGFQDVSVFTVTESFDLQRRLDASGMFPVEGMRWRLTDVVERTFDGEGKTSVRQLPEAEYDLGVAVTAFRIRPGRPEQMRASELREQIAARRDVGLATKQFELALHNRFAYPMAAFPAALLGVGLALRANRRGHLTAAIIEGLLTAVAMWGLMMVCRTLVLTERLSPVVAAWTPTVLLGLIAGAVWLQREGRLHLPRRSLLVR; encoded by the coding sequence GTGAGGGGGACGCTCTTCATCTACGTGCTGCGCACGTACCTGCGCTTCGCCCTGGGCATCCTCGGGGGCCTGGTGCTGGTGTTCGTGGTGGTGGACTTCGTGGACCGCGCGAAGCTGTATACGGGCCCGGGCTGGGTGTGGGACGCGGCGGAGCTCTACTTCTACAAGGCGATGATGTCGGTGCAGCAACTGGGGCCGGCGGCGCTGCTGCTGGCGGCGGGCACCACGGTGTCCGCGCTGCGCAAGCAGGGCGAGGTGACGGCCATCCGGGCGCTGACCTTCGGCCCGTCCGCGCTGTACCTGCCCATCCTCGTGGCGTCGTTCGCGGCCTGCGTGGGCCTGGTGGCCTTCGACGAGCGGGTGGCGACGTACTCCGGCCGGCGCGTGGACGAAATCACCACCCAGCGCTTCAACAAGTGGGGCGACTGGCGCTTCTACTACACGCCGAAGCAGTGGTTCCGGCGTGGGGACAACATCTTCTTCCTCCGGGGCGGCAGCGCGCAGGAGGGCTTCCAGGACGTGTCCGTCTTCACGGTGACGGAGTCCTTCGACCTCCAGCGGCGCCTGGACGCATCCGGCATGTTCCCGGTGGAGGGCATGCGCTGGCGCCTGACGGACGTGGTGGAGCGCACCTTCGACGGCGAGGGGAAGACGTCCGTACGGCAGCTCCCGGAAGCGGAGTACGACCTGGGCGTGGCCGTCACCGCGTTCCGCATCCGGCCGGGGCGTCCGGAGCAGATGCGGGCGTCCGAGCTGCGCGAGCAGATTGCCGCGCGCCGCGACGTGGGCCTGGCGACGAAGCAGTTCGAGCTGGCGTTGCACAACCGCTTCGCCTACCCGATGGCGGCGTTCCCCGCGGCGCTGCTGGGGGTGGGGCTGGCCCTGCGCGCCAACCGGCGAGGGCACCTCACGGCCGCCATCATCGAGGGTCTGCTGACGGCGGTGGCGATGTGGGGCTTGATGATGGTGTGCCGGACCCTGGTGCTCACGGAGCGGCTGTCTCCTGTCGTCGCCGCGTGGACGCCCACCGTGCTGCTGGGCCTCATCGCGGGCGCTGTGTGGTTGCAGCGTGAGGGCCGGTTGCACCTGCCGCGGCGCTCGCTGCTGGTGAGATAG
- the waaL gene encoding O-antigen ligase WaaL: MSALMGTASELPLDLRWRRAINAVLVLWTVGLVLAEVVLQVATGAAVLLSLILLVRGRLHLAPDVRAYVGASGVLCLWQAASPAVALLTGAAESWPRGARYGQVLDSVAGAAAACIGAMGVPWLLLAGVLAGGWLLAALLGMFQNRVRWSVELPSFLKLNLGRLHENFGTEESPRYAAGGFFSHRLRFAHGAIAALGPALSVLGSADQARRRILAGAVVMGMLISIYNAFARAALGAALLVSVVALLLLVQGSARKMGLALLFALVAVVSMSPAWRTRLEKALGNIYGGEREHAMAVGWSLVREHPLTGVGFGNHKPAALATQDETGITDLLATDSHNLWLTVWAETGLVGLLLMLAMHGLLGRALIRRYREGSIAATGALLSWVGFHILALVHYLPFHSSVYLSFSLIWGLGLCEGSERLRGREARQGLLEMEGASRPTP, translated from the coding sequence GTGTCCGCGCTCATGGGAACCGCGTCCGAGCTTCCGCTGGACCTGCGCTGGCGCCGCGCCATCAACGCCGTGCTCGTGCTGTGGACCGTGGGCCTGGTGCTGGCGGAGGTCGTCCTCCAGGTGGCGACGGGCGCGGCGGTGTTGCTGTCGTTGATCCTGCTGGTGCGAGGGCGGCTCCACCTGGCGCCGGACGTGCGCGCCTACGTCGGGGCCAGTGGGGTGCTGTGCCTGTGGCAGGCGGCGTCGCCCGCGGTGGCGCTGCTGACGGGCGCGGCGGAGTCGTGGCCGCGTGGCGCGCGGTACGGCCAGGTGCTGGACTCGGTGGCGGGCGCCGCGGCCGCGTGCATTGGCGCCATGGGCGTGCCGTGGCTGCTGCTGGCGGGCGTCCTCGCGGGAGGGTGGCTGCTGGCCGCGCTGTTGGGCATGTTCCAGAACCGGGTGCGCTGGTCCGTGGAGCTGCCCTCCTTCCTCAAGCTCAACCTGGGGCGACTGCACGAGAACTTCGGCACCGAGGAGTCTCCGCGCTACGCGGCGGGTGGCTTCTTCTCCCACCGGCTTCGCTTCGCGCACGGCGCCATCGCGGCGCTCGGTCCCGCGCTGTCGGTGCTGGGCAGCGCGGACCAGGCGCGGCGGCGCATCCTGGCGGGGGCGGTGGTGATGGGGATGCTCATCTCCATCTACAACGCCTTCGCGCGAGCGGCGCTGGGCGCGGCGTTGCTCGTGAGCGTGGTGGCGTTGCTGCTGCTGGTCCAGGGCTCCGCGCGGAAGATGGGGTTGGCGCTCCTGTTCGCGCTGGTGGCCGTCGTCTCCATGAGCCCGGCCTGGCGCACGCGGCTGGAGAAGGCGCTGGGCAACATCTACGGCGGAGAGCGCGAGCACGCCATGGCCGTGGGCTGGAGCCTGGTGCGTGAACACCCGCTGACGGGGGTGGGCTTCGGCAACCACAAGCCGGCGGCCCTGGCCACGCAGGACGAGACGGGCATCACCGACCTGCTGGCCACCGATTCGCACAACCTCTGGCTGACGGTGTGGGCGGAGACGGGCCTCGTGGGGCTGCTGCTGATGCTGGCGATGCACGGCCTGCTGGGGCGCGCCCTCATCCGGCGCTACCGCGAGGGCTCCATCGCGGCCACGGGCGCGCTGCTGTCCTGGGTGGGCTTCCACATCCTCGCGCTGGTGCACTACCTGCCGTTCCACTCCAGCGTGTACCTGTCCTTCTCGCTCATCTGGGGGCTGGGGCTGTGCGAGGGCAGTGAACGCCTGCGCGGCCGGGAGGCCCGTCAGGGGCTCCTGGAGATGGAAGGCGCGTCCAGGCCCACGCCCTAG
- a CDS encoding glycosyltransferase family 4 protein translates to MWYAGAVAHVLLDLRMVRGRLHGIARYALELARRMPVLAPDLHFSALVPPEGLAPDLGELTPRMPLHRALAGFLSPLEQPALAADLVKLAPDAFHATSFSLPLFWNGRLVATLHDANHLALADQYTPAQSIYYRVVVGPRAKRATALVTVSEFSRDELAKHLKLSPYRLQVIHNGVDANFQPSTQAEAAAFRERYELPARYVAAVGNAKRFKNLALLKDFAGELPVPVVLLAGKGAVAHELGLHENVVDLEELPEDQMPLFYGAAAALLLPSRYEGFGLPALEAMGAGCPVLASDTTALPEVVGNAALRLSPDDAVAWREATLRVLRDDALRRELVELGRERVARFTWDDCARRTLAVYRRVLESPAPGGSRGTPRR, encoded by the coding sequence GTGTGGTACGCGGGGGCCGTGGCCCACGTCCTCCTCGACCTGCGCATGGTGCGCGGCCGGCTGCATGGGATTGCCCGTTACGCCCTGGAGCTGGCGCGGCGGATGCCCGTGCTCGCGCCCGACCTGCACTTCTCCGCGTTGGTGCCCCCCGAAGGGCTCGCGCCCGACCTGGGTGAGCTGACGCCGCGCATGCCGCTGCACCGCGCGCTGGCCGGGTTTCTGTCGCCCCTCGAGCAGCCGGCGCTGGCGGCGGACCTGGTGAAGCTGGCGCCGGATGCGTTCCACGCCACCTCCTTCTCGCTGCCCCTCTTCTGGAACGGGCGGCTGGTGGCCACGCTCCACGACGCCAATCACCTGGCGCTGGCGGACCAGTACACGCCCGCCCAGTCCATCTACTACCGCGTGGTGGTGGGCCCTCGCGCGAAGCGGGCCACCGCGCTGGTGACGGTGTCCGAGTTCTCGCGCGACGAGCTCGCGAAGCACCTCAAGCTGTCGCCCTACCGCCTCCAGGTGATTCACAACGGGGTGGATGCCAACTTCCAGCCGTCGACCCAGGCCGAGGCCGCCGCGTTCCGCGAACGGTACGAGCTGCCAGCGCGCTACGTGGCGGCGGTGGGCAACGCCAAGCGCTTCAAGAACCTGGCGCTGCTGAAGGATTTCGCCGGGGAGCTGCCGGTGCCCGTCGTGCTGCTAGCGGGCAAGGGCGCGGTGGCGCACGAGCTGGGGCTCCACGAGAACGTGGTCGATTTGGAGGAGCTGCCCGAGGACCAGATGCCGCTGTTCTACGGCGCGGCGGCGGCGCTGCTGCTGCCCTCTCGCTACGAAGGCTTCGGGCTGCCGGCCCTGGAGGCCATGGGCGCGGGCTGCCCGGTGCTGGCGTCGGATACGACGGCCCTGCCCGAGGTCGTGGGCAACGCGGCGTTGAGGCTCTCCCCGGACGACGCGGTGGCGTGGCGTGAAGCGACGCTGCGCGTGCTTCGCGACGACGCGCTGCGCCGGGAGCTGGTGGAGCTGGGCCGGGAGCGCGTGGCGCGCTTCACCTGGGACGACTGTGCCCGGCGCACCCTGGCCGTCTACCGCCGCGTGCTGGAGTCCCCGGCGCCTGGAGGCTCGCGCGGGACGCCTCGCCGCTAG